GTGATCTCTCCCATTATGAGGAAGGTAAAGAGTACAGGTGTAGGAGAATTTATAGGCTGGTTGATAAATTGAAGTCGATGTGTGATGGCTTTTATTTCATCTGAAATAGGTGAGCACATCtgctgaaaaatgaaatgaagggTTTGGAAGTGGTACCGGAGGAATGGGAGCTGATGTAAACAGGATTCACACgagattaatgactgtgcatgtGCACTAGCACCATTCTGCACAGTTGTGTGATTTTCTCTAGCAGCCCTCAGCAACCTAGGCAGACTGCTAGATTTGACCAGAGTTGAAGTTTGGCTAGCTGGGTACAGCCACATGGAAAAAAACAGGACTGCTTTGCAGGATGCTAGTCTCATAAAGAAAAGTGTCCCACACCTTGTCTGTACAGCTTTCATATAATTGGTGGGATCCAACCTTAGTCTTGGCTGGGCTTGTGAACACTATACTACTCCTGCCTGCCCTAGGATTGCCTACCCTATGTAAAATTCACTCATTTTTGAGATTCTCACTGCCCCTCAAGAACCCCTGCTCCTAAATGTAAATCAAGCCTACAGACTCCTGTTCATCTCCCATAGCACTGAGTCTGCCACTATTTCATATATGTGCCTTCTTGCTTCCCTTGAGGCAGGTAGAGTCACATCTCCAGCTTCCTGATTATACTCCCtattcccttccacaggatttGGACACACAACTGGCACTGCTGGGAGACCCAAACTCTCTCCCTTCAGGCACTCACCGTTATAGGACAGTGTGAGGCTCTCCAAAGACACCCAGGAGCTCAGCAGGTGGCACAGTGTCAGAGCCGCCTCCGTGGAAAGCGGAACTGTGAATAGCTCCAAAGTGGAAATGCTGCGGAATCGCTGGGAGGCCTCCAGTGCTGGAAGCCCCAGGCAGCTAAGATCTGATCCATCCAAAGCTCCACAAGCCACTTCCCCTATTTCCATCTCTTCCCCATCCTCCTTCTCACCAGCCACAATGAAAACAAAGTCATACAGGTCTTCAGACTCTGCACCAGACCCTTGACGGGTGCGAGCACCCTTCTTCCCTGCAGCTCGCTTAAAACGCTTTAGGGGCTTAGGCTGTGGGGCTGAGCTAGCTGAAGCCCGTTTGGATGAGGATgtggaagaggaggcagaggcagaggaggtggtggctggagcagagggtgGCCGCTTGGGGCCAGAAGCCTCATGGGAGGTGGCTGGAGGGTGCAGCTCCCTCTTAGGGTCTGTTCCGCTTGCTGCCAGGCTCTCCTGTGTGCTCCGGCGTGTTACCCGCGTGGCAGGTGCAGCTCTGGTCGACTGCTTGGCTTCGCTCTTCCGCCGGGAGGCCATCAGGGCTGCAGCACATCGCTCAGCAGCATCCCGGCGAGGTCTGCGTGAGCCCAGCAGAAGGGACCCTTCATCTCGGGATGGGGCCCGGCCCCGGGAGGCCTCTCCGCAGAGGCGGCAGGGTGGGCCACCAGGGCCTTGCTGCCAGAAGCCAGCACTCATGGTGAGGATAAGGATGAAGAGGGCTGACTCGGGCACAGGCCAGGAGTACAAAGACACCTGGCTGACAGCCCCATGGTGAATAAGCTGATGCAACAGCTGCCGAAGTGACTGCTGAGCAGCCACATCAGAAAACAACAGGTGGCGGAACTTGAGGGTGTGCAGGGAACTGGCCAAGGTCTCCAGAACCCTGCGGTTGGGCTCAGCCACCAGCTCAGTTGCACCCTGCAGCATATTGCAGATGGTGAGCTGCCGGACATGGCGGGAGCTGTGCAGGAGAGGTGAGAAACGCTGGTCACAAAGACGCCTGTCAGAAGACACATCAATGGTTCCACGCAGAACGTGGGAAAAAAAAGCCTCCATAAACTTGGCTCGCCAACAGGTCACACTCTGAAAGCAGAGAACATGCCAGACAGCTGTGATGCTAAGAGTGGTATACTCACACAACTGTTGTCACCCCAGTTAGCTTCTAATAGCTAATTATTTACCAAGCCAggcaacattttaaataatttatacaaattaatttaatcctcacatcttTGAGGTATGTACTATTAGCCTCATTTTATGTAAGAAGGCCAAGGCACAAAGGTTGTAATTGCCCGTGGTTACACAGGTAAGTGACAGAATCAAGATTTGAACTCAGGAAATTTGGTTCCAGAGACTATTTTGTTACATAGTGAGTCTCAATTCAGTCACTCAATCCTGTAAAAACTCTTCTGTTTGTTTCTAGAACCTGATCCCAACTTTCCTTTCTTACCACTACTATCTTTATTCACACTTTAACATCTCACACTACTTCATCATTAGCCTCCTGATTGCTCTTTTTCCCTTCACAAACATTTGCCAAGTCCACTGGATTCATCTTTGTAAAACATGCCTGCTTTAAATGCCTCCACgcaccacccctgcccccaaaAACATTTCTTCCCATTGCCTAGGGTTAATGTGAAGTTCCTCAGCCTGGCAGGGAAAGCTCTCTACAACATGGCCTCTGCCTACCTGAGGAACTTTATCTCTACATCTTGCTCACGTGACTGCTTGGCTCTGGCCATACTGGTCACTCGCTGACCCAAAACTGCCTTCTATGTCCTTTCCTACATCTGCCAGAAATGTTCACTATTGCCAGACCACATAGACTTACATTTCCTTCTTTGAGGCTGTTTCTCTCCAAGGCTGTTAGTCTCAGTGTCTGTCTCTCTGTACCCCTATTCTCCCACCTCTTCTGTGAGACAATTCTGATAATCTTGACAACTCAGGTCTTAGATTTTGGTAGACATGTCTCATGGTGGTGTTTCTTTACATGTGCACCTGTCTGATCCCAACTACATTAGACATTACTGGAGAGCAGAGGCCAAATCATAGATGTTTTCTCCCAGACAATAGTTCCTTGCTTTGATAGGAGACTTCAGACTATGCTGATACATTTACAAGAACTCTGAATGCAAGTGATTTTCAACCTCCGGTACACATCAGAATTTACTGTGGAGCTTTTTTCCCCACAATTCCTATGCCAGGTACCCTAACTCAGTACCTCTTGTTACATCTGAGGTAAGAACCAtgcatctatttttttaaacctcCCCTAGATTATTCTGATGTATATCAGAGGTTAAAAATTACTTCTACCTACCCCAAAAAGGCACACCTGTACCCATTATCTCCTAAGGTGCAGTAGAAAGTCTGCTGACTTTGATACAGGTGCCAACTCTGCTACTATActctggacctctctgaacctttcatcatctgtaaaatgtagataATATCACCTACTTCACGTttgttgtgaagatcaaatgagacaGTGCAAGTTAAAgcattttgtaaactgtaaaatacaaaatattactTCTGCTGCtactaatgataataaaaatgggCAATGTGAAGTGGAGTTGGTGAAAGCAGAACCAAACAGGGCACTTAACCAGCCTGAAGCAAAGGTAGTGGGGGTCTGAGGTTCTCCAAGACCAAGACACTTCTCTTTGGTCTTTACCCTGCCCTCGTGCATTCTCTCATACCAGAGGGACCCTCAATTTATATCTGAGGTTCTTGGCAGGAGTGTCACTCCCTTTGCGTCAGCTGTATTCCCTATGACTGCCTGCAGTGGTAATAATTAGGACTGATTTCTTGTGCTTAGGTTAACTGAATGGCAGCAACAAGATAGAAGGACCTCTCTAACCAGGAGCAGTGTAAGGGCAGTAGGAGAATAGGAAAAAGTATCTGGCAACCAAACCTCTCTACTCAGCATCAAGTGGAAGCAGAGAGGGTATTCCTGAATCTATCAAATTCTATCTTACTCTATCACTTTTCCTATACATTCCTGACCCATGCTCACAGCTCCAAAAAACACGTGCATGAAATCCTACCAAGGCTTCAACTTCACCAGTGAGACAGtcagatatttattttaaaatctgggcCTAAAATATGGACAAAGAGGTAAACCAAGATATTGTGGCTATATGTCTGACCTTGGGAATACAGAATATATAATTTAGATAACAGTATTGGGCTTTTTCAGACATTGTACTGGCTGATGAAGACAATGGGAAAGATTATTTGAAATTGGAACACCCCAGACAGACACAGGATAGCTGCAGTGCGAGCAGCATGACATGGTGATTAGGAGCATGCACTCGAGAGCTGGGCTGCCTCAACTTGAATCCTAAGTCAGCCATTCACAAactgtaaccttgggcaagtcacttcacctctttctctttcttagatGCTTGGTCATGaagttcattatttttctttatctgaaaaatcACCCTAGAAAATTGTCACTTCACCTCTTTCTGCCCtgagtttcatcatctgtaaaataggatgaCTATACCTACATTAGAattgtgaggattagatgagtATGTGAAGTTTGTTATAACTATCTCTGGTTTCTTTCTCATGAATTAATGAACAGACAGCAGTTTActgcattttattctgtaattacCTTTTAGAAGAATCTATGCTAAAACTTCAAAGCTGAAAAATAGCTGAGATCTAGTCCATGCCTCTCATTTTGTAGACATGTACACTATCTTTCAGACAATGCAAAGtgatttaaatactttttttggGTGAGAGCGTGGGAAATGAGGCACTACCAAAGAGATGAAATGACATTTGCCTGCCAGCGCAACACTTGGTACATTGGCAATGGGCTGGTAGCTCAGGCACTGGTGGAGAGGAAATAGTCTGTGTATAAACTAGGGAGagccaaatatttttcttatactaAACTGTTAGAGCCAGCAAATGTTTATAAACTATATATTATCTACTATGTTTTTCTGCTAACAGAAATATTGTTTGTGAAAAGATAAATCAAAGATTGTGTGTAAATCCTTTGTGGAGTATATAGGTATGTGTGAACTGCTATAGATATTTGTTTTTATAACACTGAGACAATTCTGAACAGTTGCAAATGCTGGGCTTTTTAAACATTATACCACcatgtcattaaacatttttactaccacattatttaaatatttttagaataggacttaatattttgaaaatatggatGTATTATATTAATTCCTGTATCGAATACTTAAATTGTTTCtagatttttttatatatattaagctTGCTGTAATGAACAAGTCTTcattggtatttcaatttttatatacTACATATTCTAAGAAGTAGAATTTCTAGCAAGAGTTTGAATATTATAAGATTCTTGCAAATTACTACCAGATTGCCCTCCAAGAAGTTAAAACATTTCTGCTCCAACCAAGAGCATACTAAAATGCAAGTTTCACTCACCCCTAGAATTACctattaaaacaaaaccaaaacaagacTTTACTCATTTAAGAGGTTCAATTTTAGTTccccattttttattattaatgaaattgaacatttctcattttatgggagatttttatatattttgtgactTGTCCAAATCTTTACTCATTTTATTCTACTGGGATGTTTGCCTGTCTTATTCTCTATAGCCCTTTGTTTTGCAAATATTGTTGCAAACATTCTTTCCCagtttatgtacattttaaattgtgtttaCAAGGTGGCATTTTTTATGGTCAAATAtatccatattttcttttttggttctgTTCATTTAATAATTAGCACTCtctaagctctagagtcattcttcagtgagatcagttaatattccccaggtaaagaagagtagcacatgtttttattatgctgatcatttgtaatcatgtgtaagattcactttagcatgctaaaaggcccaggcctatgtgctgtctctcctacagacctgatgaggtgatttgcaaactggggaactaatttagcatgcaggcccagctgtaaacagcagtaaaaggcaagaaggattccaccttaaagataagattgcattttaatacccaggtagttaagaagtaagattcttaatttactgtcttgccaatcaatgggtttcagcccccggca
The sequence above is a segment of the Manis pentadactyla isolate mManPen7 chromosome 4, mManPen7.hap1, whole genome shotgun sequence genome. Coding sequences within it:
- the LRRC41 gene encoding leucine-rich repeat-containing protein 41 isoform X2, translated to MKTRPSSLESVTCWRAKFMEAFFSHVLRGTIDVSSDRRLCDQRFSPLLHSSRHVRQLTICNMLQGATELVAEPNRRVLETLASSLHTLKFRHLLFSDVAAQQSLRQLLHQLIHHGAVSQVSLYSWPVPESALFILILTMSAGFWQQGPGGPPCRLCGEASRGRAPSRDEGSLLLGSRRPRRDAAERCAAALMASRRKSEAKQSTRAAPATRVTRRSTQESLAASGTDPKRELHPPATSHEASGPKRPPSAPATTSSASASSSTSSSKRASASSAPQPKPLKRFKRAAGKKGARTRQGSGAESEDLYDFVFIVAGEKEDGEEMEIGEVACGALDGSDLSCLGLPALEASQRFRSISTLELFTVPLSTEAALTLCHLLSSWVSLESLTLSYNGLGSNIFRLLDSLRALSGQAGCRLRALHLSDLFSPLPILELTRAIVRALPLLRVLSIRVDHPSQRDNPAVPGNAGPPSHIIGDEEIPENCLEQLEMGFPRGAQPAPLLCSVLKASGSLQQLSLDSATFASPQDFGLVLQTLKEYNLVLKRLSFHDMNLADCQSEVLFLLQNLTLQEITFSFCRLFEKRPAQFLPEMVAAMKGNSTLKGLRLPGNRLGNAGLLALADVFSEDSSSSLCQLDISSNCIKPDGLLEFAKRLERWGRGAFGHLRLFQNWLDQDAVTAREAIRRLRATCHVVSDSWDSSQAFADYVSTM